One Mycolicibacterium crocinum DNA window includes the following coding sequences:
- a CDS encoding L,D-transpeptidase family protein, translating to MRRVVVSICAAFSAALLALSSAPPSHAETPWFQANVGNATQVLSVVSTGGATAKMDVWQRGANGWQPVLVGVPTHVGANGMVPQSHDGESKTPMGIFTLDFAFGTQPNPGGGLQYVQVTRDHWWDGDMKSPTYNTMQVCKKADCPFDTDPASGTENLYIPQYAHAIVMGVNKARVPGNGGAFFVHTTDGGPTAGCVSLDDDTLVKIMRWLQPGALIAVAK from the coding sequence ATGCGCCGAGTCGTCGTCTCGATCTGTGCTGCCTTCAGTGCGGCACTGCTCGCGCTGTCTTCAGCCCCGCCCAGCCACGCCGAAACCCCGTGGTTCCAAGCCAACGTCGGCAACGCCACCCAGGTCCTCTCTGTTGTCAGCACCGGCGGAGCCACCGCGAAGATGGACGTCTGGCAGCGCGGCGCCAACGGCTGGCAGCCCGTCCTCGTCGGCGTCCCCACCCACGTCGGCGCCAACGGCATGGTGCCGCAGTCCCACGACGGTGAATCGAAAACGCCGATGGGCATTTTCACCCTCGACTTCGCCTTCGGCACCCAGCCCAACCCGGGCGGCGGACTGCAGTACGTGCAAGTCACCCGCGACCACTGGTGGGACGGCGACATGAAGAGTCCGACCTACAACACCATGCAGGTCTGCAAGAAGGCCGACTGCCCCTTCGACACCGACCCGGCCAGCGGCACCGAGAACCTCTACATCCCGCAGTACGCCCACGCGATCGTGATGGGCGTCAACAAGGCTCGCGTCCCCGGCAACGGCGGCGCTTTCTTTGTCCACACCACCGACGGTGGACCCACCGCCGGCTGTGTCTCCCTCGACGACGACACCCTCGTCAAGATCATGCGCTGGCTTCAGCCCGGCGCGCTCATCGCCGTCGCGAAATGA
- a CDS encoding nuclear transport factor 2 family protein, whose product MTGMADAEAIEAIKQVKYRYLRALDTKHWDDFADTLTEDIVGDYGSSLGEEHRFTNRKDLVEFMRKSMPAGVLTEHRVTHPEISVDGDEAEAIWYLQDRVIVPEFNFVLEGAAFYRDRYRKTPDGWKISKTGYDRTYEFTMSTEALNFKATPGKAINPNP is encoded by the coding sequence ATGACCGGCATGGCTGATGCGGAAGCAATCGAGGCGATCAAGCAGGTCAAGTACCGCTATCTGCGGGCGCTGGACACCAAGCATTGGGACGACTTCGCCGACACTCTGACCGAGGACATCGTCGGTGACTATGGCTCCTCACTCGGTGAGGAGCACCGCTTCACCAACCGCAAGGATCTGGTGGAGTTCATGCGTAAGTCGATGCCGGCCGGGGTGCTCACCGAGCATCGCGTCACGCATCCGGAGATCAGCGTGGACGGCGACGAGGCCGAGGCCATCTGGTACCTGCAGGACCGGGTCATCGTGCCGGAGTTCAATTTCGTTCTCGAGGGCGCGGCCTTCTACCGCGACCGCTACCGCAAGACGCCCGACGGCTGGAAGATCAGCAAGACCGGATACGACCGCACGTACGAGTTCACGATGTCGACCGAGGCGCTGAACTTCAAGGCGACGCCGGGCAAGGCGATCAACCCGAACCCCTAG
- a CDS encoding TetR/AcrR family transcriptional regulator, producing MKALGTPPTRQTQAPRKRGDDTRASIIAETVRCVVEEGFQAATAKHVAERAGVTWGVIQYHFGDRNGLLMAVVDEGVAGLLKSLGEADVADLGLRERIEVVVDTAFRCYSSPTSLAAFEILRATRGTHGDSAKRHLMEINTAINQLGRLISDDPGVAEVIWSSLRGMVLVEMIVDSHLEWERERRLLVDMVTRYLQG from the coding sequence GTGAAAGCGCTCGGCACTCCCCCCACGCGGCAGACCCAAGCGCCGCGCAAGCGGGGTGACGACACCCGGGCGTCGATCATCGCCGAGACCGTCCGCTGCGTGGTTGAAGAGGGCTTTCAGGCCGCAACGGCCAAGCACGTCGCCGAGCGCGCCGGGGTCACGTGGGGCGTGATCCAGTACCACTTCGGTGACCGCAACGGTCTGCTCATGGCGGTGGTGGACGAGGGCGTCGCCGGCCTCCTGAAGAGCCTCGGCGAGGCGGACGTGGCGGATCTCGGCTTGCGGGAACGGATTGAGGTCGTCGTCGACACCGCGTTCCGCTGCTACAGCAGCCCGACGTCCCTGGCGGCGTTCGAGATCCTGCGGGCCACTCGCGGCACTCATGGCGACAGCGCCAAGCGGCACCTCATGGAGATCAACACCGCGATCAATCAGCTGGGGCGGTTGATCTCCGACGACCCGGGCGTCGCCGAGGTGATCTGGTCGTCACTGCGCGGCATGGTGCTGGTCGAGATGATCGTCGACTCGCACCTGGAGTGGGAGCGTGAACGTCGACTCTTGGTCGACATGGTCACGCGCTATTTGCAGGGCTGA
- a CDS encoding NAD(P)H-dependent amine dehydrogenase family protein, with translation MTYRVVQWGTGAVGVEAIRGILDHPDLELVGVKVYSETKAGTDAGVLAERDPVGVTAAIDVDTADVDAVLYAPRHPSVDDAVAILASGANLITTAFAFHPARMEPADRDRLQQACAHGTSSLHGTGLNPGNLGVVVPLALTGLSRTIEHVRVQERADWSVYDSTEITFDQMHFGSPIDQVTADTDGLRFTSELFQQQVWLLGDALGLGLDEVTTELEVIPASADRDVCGRILRVGTVAGQHWQWTGRRDGQPVIEVETLWTVGEPQPTHWPTPQHGWTVTIEGTPSMRAHLMTLASFRRDVPLEEHVRSASVATAMQAVNALGAVCDAPAGFVTMADLPLSHYRGRR, from the coding sequence GTGACCTACCGCGTCGTGCAATGGGGCACCGGGGCGGTGGGCGTCGAAGCCATCCGCGGCATCCTGGACCACCCGGACCTGGAACTGGTTGGTGTAAAAGTCTATTCGGAGACCAAAGCCGGCACCGACGCCGGAGTGCTGGCCGAACGTGATCCCGTCGGTGTCACCGCGGCAATCGACGTCGATACCGCTGACGTCGACGCCGTCCTGTACGCGCCTCGCCATCCGTCGGTCGACGATGCCGTCGCGATCCTGGCGTCCGGGGCCAACCTGATCACCACCGCGTTTGCGTTTCACCCCGCGCGGATGGAACCGGCCGATCGTGACCGGCTTCAGCAGGCCTGCGCGCACGGCACCAGCTCCCTGCACGGCACCGGGCTGAATCCGGGGAATCTCGGTGTGGTGGTGCCGTTGGCGTTGACCGGCTTGTCGCGGACCATCGAGCACGTCAGGGTGCAGGAGCGTGCCGACTGGTCGGTCTACGACAGCACCGAGATCACCTTCGACCAAATGCACTTCGGCAGCCCGATTGACCAAGTGACCGCCGACACCGACGGGCTACGGTTCACCAGTGAGCTCTTCCAGCAACAAGTCTGGCTCCTCGGCGATGCTCTGGGCCTCGGACTTGATGAGGTCACCACCGAGTTGGAGGTGATTCCGGCCAGCGCCGACCGCGACGTGTGCGGCCGCATCTTGCGCGTCGGAACTGTTGCGGGTCAGCACTGGCAGTGGACGGGCCGGCGCGACGGCCAGCCGGTCATCGAAGTCGAAACCCTGTGGACGGTAGGCGAACCGCAGCCCACACACTGGCCGACACCTCAGCACGGGTGGACCGTGACCATCGAAGGTACCCCGTCGATGCGGGCACATCTGATGACACTGGCCAGCTTCCGCCGCGATGTTCCGCTCGAGGAACACGTTCGGTCAGCCAGCGTGGCGACCGCGATGCAGGCTGTGAACGCTCTTGGTGCGGTGTGCGATGCCCCGGCCGGCTTCGTCACCATGGCGGACCTGCCGTTGAGTCATTACCGCGGCCGTCGCTGA
- a CDS encoding alcohol dehydrogenase catalytic domain-containing protein, which produces MATHRAVHVKSANAPLELTEVETSSPPPEHVRIAVNACGVCGTDHAFVTGSFPNLTWPITPGHEIAGTIAELGSGVEGFAVGDRVAVGWFGGNCTRCLPCRKGQFMQCVNLEVPSWNYPGGYAESVIVPRTALARIPDGLSFAEAAPMGCAGVTTYNALRTTRAVAGDRVAVLGIGGLGHLGVQWARAMGFETIAIARGAGKADDAKELGAHHYIDSTASDVGEALQALGGAQVVLATAANSAAMAATVPGLAPQGELVIVGATFDPLPITPGDLIFGNFSVVGHPSGTSADVEDTLHFALQSGVRARIEERPLAEAAEAYAAMDEGRARYRMVLTM; this is translated from the coding sequence ATGGCCACACACCGCGCCGTCCACGTGAAATCAGCCAACGCCCCACTGGAGCTGACGGAGGTGGAGACTAGCTCGCCGCCACCGGAGCACGTGCGCATCGCGGTCAACGCGTGCGGGGTGTGCGGCACCGACCATGCCTTCGTCACCGGCTCGTTCCCGAACCTGACCTGGCCCATTACTCCCGGACACGAAATCGCCGGCACGATCGCGGAATTAGGTTCGGGCGTCGAAGGTTTCGCGGTCGGCGACCGGGTGGCAGTGGGCTGGTTCGGCGGCAACTGCACCAGGTGCCTGCCGTGTCGCAAGGGCCAATTCATGCAGTGCGTGAACCTCGAGGTGCCGAGCTGGAACTATCCGGGCGGCTACGCCGAGTCGGTGATCGTGCCGCGCACCGCGCTGGCGCGAATTCCCGATGGATTGTCGTTCGCCGAAGCCGCACCGATGGGGTGCGCGGGAGTGACGACCTACAACGCGCTGCGCACGACGCGCGCGGTGGCCGGGGACCGGGTCGCGGTCCTCGGCATCGGCGGGCTCGGACATCTGGGTGTGCAGTGGGCTCGCGCCATGGGTTTCGAGACGATCGCAATCGCGCGCGGCGCGGGTAAGGCCGACGACGCAAAGGAACTGGGCGCCCACCACTACATCGACTCCACTGCGAGTGATGTCGGGGAGGCGTTGCAGGCTCTCGGTGGTGCGCAGGTGGTGCTGGCCACGGCAGCCAATTCGGCGGCCATGGCGGCCACGGTTCCCGGCCTCGCGCCGCAGGGCGAGCTGGTGATCGTGGGGGCGACGTTCGATCCGCTGCCGATCACCCCGGGCGATCTGATCTTCGGCAATTTCAGTGTGGTCGGGCATCCGTCGGGTACATCCGCCGATGTCGAGGACACCCTGCATTTCGCGCTGCAGTCCGGGGTTCGGGCCCGCATCGAGGAGCGGCCGCTCGCCGAGGCCGCCGAGGCCTACGCGGCGATGGACGAGGGCCGTGCGCGCTACCGCATGGTCCTGACGATGTAG
- a CDS encoding phenolic acid decarboxylase, with protein MASVEHPIPPQDLSAITGHRFIYTYANGWQYEMYVKNDHTIDYRIHSGHVGGRWVKDQQVDLVQLDDDSFKVSWTEPTGTSVAVNVMPRKRRLHGVIFFPQWIRQHGECTVCFQNDHLDEMRAYRDEGPTYPIYVVPEFAYITLFEHVGEDDDSVIDVAPGELPAGWADRTN; from the coding sequence GTGGCCAGCGTCGAGCATCCGATTCCCCCGCAGGACTTGTCAGCGATCACCGGGCACCGCTTCATCTACACCTACGCCAACGGTTGGCAGTACGAGATGTACGTGAAGAACGACCACACCATCGACTACCGCATCCATTCCGGGCACGTCGGCGGTAGGTGGGTCAAGGACCAACAAGTCGATCTCGTTCAACTCGACGACGACAGCTTCAAGGTCTCCTGGACCGAACCGACCGGAACTTCCGTCGCCGTCAACGTGATGCCGCGCAAGCGTCGACTGCACGGCGTCATCTTCTTCCCGCAGTGGATTCGTCAGCACGGTGAGTGCACCGTGTGCTTTCAGAACGATCACCTCGACGAGATGCGTGCGTACCGCGACGAAGGACCGACCTACCCGATCTACGTGGTGCCTGAGTTCGCCTACATCACACTGTTCGAGCATGTCGGCGAAGACGACGACTCGGTGATCGACGTGGCACCCGGTGAGCTGCCGGCCGGGTGGGCCGACCGGACGAACTAA